One stretch of Natranaerovirga pectinivora DNA includes these proteins:
- a CDS encoding YlmC/YmxH family sporulation protein encodes MVRIYDMKQKEVINSKDCKRLGFIVDIEVDLKDGKLKKLIVPGPAKVFGMFGRDKEYQISWDQIKQIGEDIILVDIDEEKALIKSDY; translated from the coding sequence ATGGTTAGAATATATGATATGAAACAAAAAGAGGTCATTAATTCTAAAGATTGTAAAAGATTAGGATTTATAGTGGATATAGAAGTGGATCTAAAAGATGGAAAATTGAAAAAACTTATAGTGCCTGGACCAGCAAAAGTATTTGGAATGTTTGGAAGAGATAAAGAATATCAAATTTCTTGGGATCAAATTAAGCAAATAGGTGAAGATATTATATTGGTGGATATAGATGAAGAAAAGGCTCTGATTAAAAGTGATTATTAG
- the nrdR gene encoding transcriptional regulator NrdR, whose translation MKCHYCNNDNTKVIDSRPAEDNNSIRRRRQCEKCDKRFTTYEKVETIPLVVIKKDKKRETFNREKLMAGVVRSCHKRPVSMKEIESVVDDIENIVHNSMQKEIESKEIGELLMEKLKNIDEVAYVRFASVYREFKDVNTFMDELKKILNETK comes from the coding sequence ATGAAATGCCATTATTGTAATAATGACAATACAAAAGTAATAGATTCAAGGCCTGCTGAAGACAATAATTCCATTAGAAGACGTCGACAATGTGAAAAATGCGATAAGCGATTTACTACATATGAAAAAGTAGAAACAATCCCGTTGGTTGTCATAAAAAAAGATAAAAAAAGAGAGACTTTTAATAGAGAAAAACTTATGGCTGGTGTAGTTAGATCTTGTCACAAAAGACCAGTCTCTATGAAAGAAATTGAAAGCGTAGTAGATGACATTGAAAATATAGTTCACAATTCGATGCAAAAAGAAATAGAAAGTAAAGAAATTGGTGAACTTCTTATGGAAAAGCTTAAGAATATTGATGAAGTTGCTTATGTTAGGTTTGCATCTGTCTATAGAGAGTTCAAGGATGTAAATACTTTTATGGATGAACTTAAAAAAATATTAAATGAAACAAAATAA
- the rpsT gene encoding 30S ribosomal protein S20 — MANIKSAKKRIKVIATKTLRNKMIKSKVKSSIKKVVAAIEANDKALAKEQLQLAIKEIDKATTKGIYHKNTAARKVSRLTKNVNSIA; from the coding sequence TTGGCTAATATTAAATCAGCTAAAAAAAGAATAAAAGTTATTGCAACTAAAACTTTAAGAAATAAAATGATTAAGTCTAAAGTTAAGTCAAGTATTAAAAAAGTTGTAGCTGCTATTGAAGCTAATGATAAAGCTTTAGCAAAAGAGCAATTACAATTAGCTATTAAAGAAATTGATAAAGCTACTACAAAAGGCATTTATCATAAAAATACAGCTGCTAGAAAAGTTTCAAGATTAACTAAAAACGTTAATTCTATAGCTTAA